From the Thermosynechococcus sp. genome, the window ATTGCCATTATTCCCAATGTGGTTCAAGCTGGCTTTATCTTTGGTGGTCGGCGTGGTGCCGGCATTCTGCTTGTGCGCAATGAAAAGAACCAATGGAGTAAGCCTGCTTTTATTACAATAACCGGTGGCAGCTTTGGCCTGCAAATCGGCGCCCAAGCCACCGATGTCGTGCTGGCCTTCATGGATAAATCCGTCGTCATGCGCAGCTTGGCGCGGTCCTTTCGCTTAGGGGGCAATGTCTCCGTAGCTGCAGGCCCTGTGGGTGGAGAAGTCGTCAGTCCTACCGACCCTAGTCCCCAAGTCCTTTCCTACACACGCAGTGCAGGTCTTTTTGCCGGCGTTGCCCTTGAGGGCGCCAACATTAGTTTTGACCCTAGCGCCAGTACCCGCTTCTATGGCCGCTCCAACCTGACCCCGACGCAAATTTTCGAGAACTCGCCACCCCTCCCTTCCCCTCCTGTCCTCAATGGTCTCTACAATGCCCTTGCTCGTGGCGCTCGCTAATCCCTCATCAAGACAGTGATAAGATAGCAGTCAATAGTCCGTACTGTATAGAGAGAACACTATGGCACAGGGACAGGGTTTTGGCTTCGGCCTTGGCAAAATGAAGGAGCTGGCCGCCGCTATCCAAAAAGCGCAGCAAGTTCAAGAGGGCGCTAAGAAGCTGCAAGAAGACCTTGAAAGAATGGACATTGAGGGTCAAGCTGCCGGTGGTGCCGTCAAGGTCATTATGAGTGGTACCCAAGAGCCGCGGCGGGTAGAAATCAGCCCCGATCTGCTGAGTGAAGGGGCTGAAGTGCTTTCCGATTTGGTGACAGCTGCCATGCGCGATGCCTACCAAAAATCCACCGCCACTATGCGGGAACGGATGGAAGAATTAACCGGCAGTTTGAATGTTCCAGGTCTTGGTTGATGCCCGTGCCTGCCTACCATAGCATTCGAGTCGCAGCTTCTGATTGTTGAAGATGAGTCAATAGGGAAGCAATTTGCTGTGGTGGCGGGTAGCAATACCGCTTTGCAACAGCCCCCAGGGGTCACTATGGGCCTTAACCTGCCCTTGCAGAGGTGGCCTGCCTAGGGGCACAAGCACCCACGGTGCTCTAGAGAAAGGGTTGAGGTATGATTGAGGGCGATCGCTACCGCCTATGCAGGAGTCACCTATGTTGATTCCCAAATTTGTGTTGATTCCCAAATTGGCCCAAGGTGATCTTTTTTCTTTGCTTTTTTCGTTGACCCGGCCTCATTTGCAGCCATCTCCAAAGGACCTAGCCCCCAAGCTGCTGAACCTTGGATAGGGCAACTCATTTAAATCATCTAAAAAGTCAAGGCGTGGTAGCATGGTCCTACCGGTTCGATTCAACTGCCAATGAAACTTAAATGAAACTTAAACTTATTGATCGCTATGGCCGTCTTTTTGGCAAGGTAAGTCTTTTAGACCTTGGGGCAGGAGTCGTTCTTCTTTGTGTTTTGGCAGGATTATTCCTACTTCCGGGGCGATCGGGCACCTCCTTGGCACAAATGACTGCTGCACAACCCATTGAAGTAGATGTGCTTGTTCTGGGCCTGAGTACCCCCACTCCCCAAGACCTGATCCCCAAGGGCAGTACCGCCAACTTTATTATTCGTAACCAGCCCTACGGCCAAGTCACTGTGAAAAATGTCCGGGTTCTACCGCGCACGGTTACCGTTTCCCAGCCCGATGGGTCGGTTAAAGCCCTGCCAGATCCCCGCCCAGAGATGGCCTTTAGTAGCAACCTGCTGTTGACCCTCGAAGGCCGTGGCCAAATTACTAACAATGGCCCTGTACTGGGGAATACTGCCATTAAGGTAGGGACGCCCGTAGAACTAGAGGGCAAAGAATATAATTTCCGTGCCTCAGTAACTGCCGTTAGGCCGTTGTAGGACAGTAGGCAATGCAGTCAATTTCAACCTTGACCCCCTTTGGCAGCCGCGATACCTCCACACAGGCACGGGCAGGCGCCGCTTCAGCATCCATGTACTGAGCATAGATTTCATTCATGGCTCCGAAGTCATTGAGGTCGGCGAGATATACAGTTGTTTTCACCACCTGTGACCAATCGCTGCCAGCGGCCTTGAGGACAGCACTGAGGTTCTCCATCACTTGGCGGGTTTGCTCCCTGATATCTTCGCCACCAACAATCTCACCCGTTTTTGGATCAAGGGCAATTTGCCCTGCAAGAAAGACCCAGTCCCCTTGCCGCACGCCTTGACTATAGGGACCAACGGGCATAGGCGCATCGGTAGTATAAATAATCACTTTCGTCATAAAACTTAAAACAATTACTAGCGAGGGCGCGATCGCCCCAAATGCTCATTCTACAGGGGATTGAGCCACATCTACCCATGTCAAATCAATGGATATGATAGCCCATATATTATGCATTTATACCCCCACAATCATGTCAAGAATTCAAGCATCTTAAATAATGTTAATTATCGGCAAAGTCTGTACTCCCCTTCTATAATGCTGAATTGAGCATTCGCCTCCTGAACGGGCTTGACTGTTCGATTGTGGGTCTTTAGATTCACGATTCTTCACAATCATTGATCTAAAGATCTTTACTATATTCTCGAGGTGAATGCCCTCGTTCCTTCCTTGCCTAAGAGAGAGGAGAGACTCGATGACCATCAGTCCACCGGAGCGAGAGCCAAAAGTCAGAGTCGTGGTTGATAATGACCCAGTGCCCACCTCCTTTGAAAAATGGGCAAAACCCGGGCATTTTGACCGCACCTTGGCCAGAGGACCCCAAACCACCACATGGATTTGGAACCTCCACGCTCTTGCCCACGATTTTGATACACACACGAGCGACCTTGAAGATATTTCCCGCAAAATCTTCAGTGCACACTTCGGCCATCTGGCTGTGGTGTTCATCTGGCTGAGTGGGATGTACTTCCACGGTGCAAAATTCTCAAACTATGAGGCTTGGCTGGCCGATCCCACCGGTATCAAGCCCAGTGCTCAAGTGGTCTGGCCCATTGTGGGTCAAGGCATTCTCAATGGTGATGTCGGCGGTGGTTTCCACGGCATCCAAATCACTTCGGGGCTATTCCAACTGTGGCGTGCCTCTGGGATCACCAATGAGTTCCAGCTTTACTGCACCGCAATCGGTGGCTTGGTCATGGCTGGCTTAATGCTCTTTGCAGGCTGGTTCCACTATCACAAGCGCGCTCCTAAGCTGGAGTGGTTCCAAAACGTGGAATCCATGCTCAACCACCACCTTGCCGGGTTACTGGGCTTGGGCTCTTTGGCTTGGGCAGGTCACCAGATCCACGTCTCACTACCCATCAACAAACTCTTGGATGCAGGGGTCGCTGCTAAGGATATTCCCTTGCCCCATGAGTTTATCCTCAACCCCAGCTTGATGGCCGAGCTGTATCCCAAAGTGGATTGGGGCTTCTTTAGTGGTGTTATTCCCTTTTTCACCTTTAATTGGGCTGCCTATTCGGATTTCCTTACCTTTAACGGTGGCTTGAACCCCGTTACCGGTGGCCTGTGGCTGTCGGATACGGCTCACCATCATCTGGCGATCGCCGTTCTCTTCATCATTGCCGGTCACATGTACCGCACAAACTGGGGAATCGGCCACAGCCTGAAGGAGATCCTCGAAGCCCACAAAGGCCCCTTCACAGGTGCTGGGCACAAAGGCCTATACGAAGTGCTGACCACCTCTTGGCATGCCCAACTGGCCATCAACCTTGCCATGATGGGCTCCCTGAGCATCATTGTGGCGCAGCACATGTATGCAATGCCCCCCTATCCCTACTTAGCCACCGACTATCCCACTCAACTGTCTCTGTTTACCCACCACATGTGGATTGGCGGCTTTCTGATTGTTGGGGGTGCTGCCCACGGGGCTATCTTTATGGTGCGTGACTACGATCCAGCCATGAATCAAAACAATGTTTTGGATCGAGTCCTGCGCCATCGCGATGCCATCATTTCCCACCTGAACTGGGTGTGCATCTTCTTGGGCTTCCACAGCTTCGGCCTGTATGTCCACAACGACACGATGCGCGCCTTTGGTCGTCCCCAGGACATGTTCTCCGATACGGGAATTCAATTGCAGCCAGTATTCGCCCAATGGGTGCAAAATTTACATACCCTAGCCCCCGGCGGTACGGCTCCCAATGCAGCAGCCACGGCTAGTGTCGCCTTTGGTGGTGATCTGGTTGCTGTCGGTGGCAAAGTGGCCATGATGCCCATTGTCTTGGGAACTGCCGACTTCATGGTGCATCATATTCACGCTTTCACCATTCATGTGACAGTGCTGATTCTGCTGAAGGGCCTACTCTTTGCCCGCAGCTCTCGCCTGATTCCCGATAAAGCCAACTTGGGCTTCCGCTTCCCCTGCGATGGTCCCGGTCGTGGCGGCACCTGCCAAGTTTCCGGTTGGGATCACGTCTTCTTGGGTCTGTTCTGGATGTACAACTGCATCTCCGTTGTGATTTTCCACTTTAGTTGGAAGATGCAGTCAGATGTCTGGGGTACTGTTGCCCCCGATGGTACGGTATCTCACATCACGGGCGGTAACTTTGCCCAAAGTGCCATCACCATCAATGGCTGGCTACGGGATTTCCTGTGGGCACAAGCTTCTCAGGTGATTGGCTCCTATGGTTCAGCCCTATCCGCCTATGGTTTGTTGTTCTTGGGTGCTCACTTCATTTGGGCCTTCAGTCTCATGTTCCTCTTCAGTGGCCGCGGCTACTGGCAAGAGCTGATTGAGTCCATTGTTTGGGCCCACAACAAACTGAAAGTTGCACCGGCCATTCAGCCCCGTGCCCTGAGCATCATTCAAGGCCGTGCCGTCGGTGTAGCCCATTACCTCCTAGGGGGGATTGCCACCACTT encodes:
- a CDS encoding lipid-binding SYLF domain-containing protein, producing MELRFVMGRLHWLGSVIGGAIALIFIPHPTLAQNAPDSRLVQRVENATFVLGEFTFNSSNRIPPTIIQRAQGIAIIPNVVQAGFIFGGRRGAGILLVRNEKNQWSKPAFITITGGSFGLQIGAQATDVVLAFMDKSVVMRSLARSFRLGGNVSVAAGPVGGEVVSPTDPSPQVLSYTRSAGLFAGVALEGANISFDPSASTRFYGRSNLTPTQIFENSPPLPSPPVLNGLYNALARGAR
- a CDS encoding YbaB/EbfC family nucleoid-associated protein, giving the protein MAQGQGFGFGLGKMKELAAAIQKAQQVQEGAKKLQEDLERMDIEGQAAGGAVKVIMSGTQEPRRVEISPDLLSEGAEVLSDLVTAAMRDAYQKSTATMRERMEELTGSLNVPGLG
- a CDS encoding DUF4330 domain-containing protein is translated as MKLKLIDRYGRLFGKVSLLDLGAGVVLLCVLAGLFLLPGRSGTSLAQMTAAQPIEVDVLVLGLSTPTPQDLIPKGSTANFIIRNQPYGQVTVKNVRVLPRTVTVSQPDGSVKALPDPRPEMAFSSNLLLTLEGRGQITNNGPVLGNTAIKVGTPVELEGKEYNFRASVTAVRPL
- a CDS encoding RidA family protein is translated as MTKVIIYTTDAPMPVGPYSQGVRQGDWVFLAGQIALDPKTGEIVGGEDIREQTRQVMENLSAVLKAAGSDWSQVVKTTVYLADLNDFGAMNEIYAQYMDAEAAPARACVEVSRLPKGVKVEIDCIAYCPTTA
- the psaA gene encoding photosystem I core protein PsaA, which encodes MPTSFEKWAKPGHFDRTLARGPQTTTWIWNLHALAHDFDTHTSDLEDISRKIFSAHFGHLAVVFIWLSGMYFHGAKFSNYEAWLADPTGIKPSAQVVWPIVGQGILNGDVGGGFHGIQITSGLFQLWRASGITNEFQLYCTAIGGLVMAGLMLFAGWFHYHKRAPKLEWFQNVESMLNHHLAGLLGLGSLAWAGHQIHVSLPINKLLDAGVAAKDIPLPHEFILNPSLMAELYPKVDWGFFSGVIPFFTFNWAAYSDFLTFNGGLNPVTGGLWLSDTAHHHLAIAVLFIIAGHMYRTNWGIGHSLKEILEAHKGPFTGAGHKGLYEVLTTSWHAQLAINLAMMGSLSIIVAQHMYAMPPYPYLATDYPTQLSLFTHHMWIGGFLIVGGAAHGAIFMVRDYDPAMNQNNVLDRVLRHRDAIISHLNWVCIFLGFHSFGLYVHNDTMRAFGRPQDMFSDTGIQLQPVFAQWVQNLHTLAPGGTAPNAAATASVAFGGDLVAVGGKVAMMPIVLGTADFMVHHIHAFTIHVTVLILLKGLLFARSSRLIPDKANLGFRFPCDGPGRGGTCQVSGWDHVFLGLFWMYNCISVVIFHFSWKMQSDVWGTVAPDGTVSHITGGNFAQSAITINGWLRDFLWAQASQVIGSYGSALSAYGLLFLGAHFIWAFSLMFLFSGRGYWQELIESIVWAHNKLKVAPAIQPRALSIIQGRAVGVAHYLLGGIATTWAFFLARIISVG